A single window of Grus americana isolate bGruAme1 chromosome 10, bGruAme1.mat, whole genome shotgun sequence DNA harbors:
- the LOC129210844 gene encoding translation initiation factor IF-2-like, with translation MPRAAAGALPAPAGLEREPGAALLRSPCPLSPAHRQRLPGLLQRGRDPSSLPAAAPAAARGTGWAPGPGSHALVSLPGTEPGPGGAAKRAEGPGAAAPSPAPAWPSSAQGRSGSAPARLQPRARRFGPGSGPEASALPVLGAAGNRCCCCCCCCFRQLRLRGTRAAALSGSGKLRLVPAPADGRSSPAWLQLQLQPRVISAPDAARSSSGSSTLRPMDVPPRPTPARSGRERLLLLTAPGAFVQLRPCVILGPAETPDVPVSRSSSPTAPPSSAQWTLEPCVSSCCFQLQAPDARLVPLPLRGPQLGVRAAPQLWGLVTRS, from the exons ATgccccgggcagcggccggCGCCCTTCCCGCCCCtgcg GGGCTTGAACGGGAACCGGGGGCGGCCTTGCTGCGGAGCCCCTGCCCGCTCTCCCCGGCACACCGACAGCGGCTGCCGGGGCTACTGCAGCGGGGCCGCGACCCCTCGAGTCTCCCGGCAGCGGCCCCCGCGGCTGCGCGGGGCACAGGCTGGGCTCCGGGTCCCGGCAGCCATGCCCTTGTCTCCCTCCCGGGCACGgagccggggcccggcggggcggcgaaGCGCGCCGAGGGACCGggagcggcagcaccgagcccaG CTCCCGCCTGGCCCAGCTCCGCTCAGGGACGCTCCGGCTCGGCACCAGCTCGGCTCCAGCCCCGCGCTCGGCGCTTCGGCCCCGGCTCCGGCCCGGAGGCGTCTGCGCTCCCGGTGCTGGGCGCTGCGGGgaacagatgctgctgctgctgctgctgctgcttccgaCAGCTCCGGCTGAGGGGAACCCGGGCTGCTGCCCTCTCTGGCTCAGGAAAGCTCCGGCTTGTTCCAGCTCCGGCTGATGGACGCTCCAGCCCCgcatggctgcagctgcagctccagccccgtgTGATTTCGGCTCCCGATGCCGCCCGCTCCAG CTCCGGCTCCTCCACGCTCCGGCCGATGGACGTCCCACCtcgtcccacccctgcccgctCCGGCCGAGAGAGGCTCCTGCTCCTGACAGCCCCGGGGGCTTTTGTCCAGCTCCGGCCCTGCGTCATTTTGGGCCCAGCCGAGACACCGGACGTTCCCGTTTCTCGCAGCTCCAGCCCtacagctcctcccagctctgcccaatGGACGCTCGAGCCCTGCgtgagctcctgctgcttccagctccaggcgccggacgCTCGGCTGGTTCCCCTCCCGCTGAGGGGCCCCCAGCTCGGagtcagagctgctccccagctctgggggctggtGACGAGGTCGTAA